A DNA window from Drosophila sechellia strain sech25 chromosome X, ASM438219v1, whole genome shotgun sequence contains the following coding sequences:
- the LOC116802085 gene encoding double-stranded RNA-specific editase B2-like — translation MKPSVDIIEDNTSASGIGGKIPFKKIFQKRKKSSGRDHQRFTIDINTDGGFTAVVTVNSTQYVGKGTSKMTAKNAACEKAWRDFIIAKMTPKPPRIHQVEIGAEPIDTNEDEADAPDDDLPICSRSGSARLCRTRDAPFGQCCPAGRRDAGTPVPAAPKEPKKPPVRTELPSGWETMHPATILCIMRPGLSYSDYGSSGDNTTGMQHLGITVDNQEFHAHGRSKKIARLNVAVKVCNSLFGTNFAYGDTV, via the exons ATGAAACCGTCCGTCGACATTATAGAGGACAATACCAGTGCCAGCGGCATCGGGGGCAAGatcccatttaaaaagatcttCCAAAAGCGGAAGAAGTCGTCTG GGCGTGACCATCAGCGATTCACCATCGACATCAATACCGACGGGGGATTCACGGCCGTTGTCACTGTGAACTCGACTCAGTACGTGGGCAAGGGTACCTCAAAGATGACAGCCAAGAACGCGGCCTGCGAGAAGGCTTGGCgcgattttataattgcgaaGATGACGCCTAAGCCTCCCCGTATTCACCAGGTGGAGATAGGTGCGGAGCCAATAGACACTAACGAGGATGAGGCCGATGCACCGGATGATGATCTGCCCAT CTGTTCACGGAGTGGGAGCGCGAGGCTATGTCGTACCCGAGATGCACCCTTCGGCCAATGCTGCCCAGCAGGCCGGAGGGATGCCGGAACTCCAGTTCCCGCCGCGCCGAAGGAACCAAAGAAGCCGCCAGTGCGTACGGAGCTACCCTCTGGCTGGGAGACCATGCACCCGGCGACCATTCTTTGCATT ATGCGCCCGGGACTCAGCTACTCGGACTACGGGTCATCTGGCGACAATACCACCGGCATGCAGCATCTGGGAATCACGGTGGACAACCAGGAATTCCACGCCCACGGCAGATCCAAGAAGATCGCCCGTCTCAACGTGGCCGTGAAAGTGTGCAACTCTCTGTTCGGCACAAACTTCGCCTACGGCGACACCGTTTAA